The following proteins are co-located in the Gorilla gorilla gorilla isolate KB3781 chromosome 18, NHGRI_mGorGor1-v2.1_pri, whole genome shotgun sequence genome:
- the ATXN2L gene encoding ataxin-2-like protein isoform X2, whose translation MLKPQPPQQPSQPQQPPPTQQAVARRPPGGTSPPNGGLPGPLATSAAPPGPPAAASPCLGPVAAAGSGLRRGAEGILAPQPPPPQQHQERPGAAAIGSARGQSTGKGPPQSPVFEGVYNNSRMLHFLTAVVGSTCDVKVKNGTTYEGIFKTLSSKFELAVDAVHRKASEPAGGPRREDIVDTMVFKPSDVMLVHFRNVDFNYATKDKFTDSAIAMNSKVNGEHKEKVLQRWEGGDSNSDDYDLESDMSNGWDPNEMFKFNEENYGVKTTYDSSLSSYTVPLEKDNSEEFRQRELRAAQLAREIESSPQYRLRIAMENDDGRTEEEKHSAVQRQGSGRESPSLASREGKYIPLPQRVREGPRGGVRCSSSRGGRPGLSSLPPRGPHHLDNSSPGPGSEARGINGGPSRMSPKAQRPLRGAKTLSSPSNRPSGETSVPPPPAVGRMYPPRSPKSAAPAPISASCPEPPIGSAVPTSSASIPVTSSVSDPGVGSISPASPKISLAPTDVKELSTKESGRTLEPQELARIAGKVPGLQNEQKRFQLEELRKFGAQFKLQPSSSPENSLDPFPPRILKEEPKGKEKEVDGLLTSEPMGSPVSSKTESVSDKEDKPPLAPSGGTEGPEQPPPPCPSQTGSPPVGLIKGEDKDEGPVAEQVKKSTLNPNAKEFNPTKPLLSVNKSTSTPTSPGPRTHSTPSIPVLTAGQSGLYSPQYISYIPQIHMGPAVQAPQMYPYPVSNSVPGQQGKYRGAKGSLPPQRSDQHQPASAPPMMQAAAAAGPPLVAATPYSSYIPYNPQQFPGQPAMMQPMAHYPSQPVFAPMLQSNPRMLTSGSHPQAIVSSSTPQYPSAEQPTPQALYATVHQSYPHHATQLHAHQPQPATTPTGSQPQSQHAAPSPVQHQAGQAPHLGSGQPQQNLYHPGALTGTPPSLPPGPSAQSPQSSFPQPAAVYAIHHQQLPHGFTNMAHVTQAHVQTGITAAPPPHPGAPHPPQVMLLHPPQSHGGPPQGAVPQSGVPALSASTPSPYPYIGHPQGEQPGQAPGFPGGADDRILCRVGRSHSRRRQGLAPGSVLCFPPSSLSCDPAAPLPTASPALSDPDCLLT comes from the exons ATGTTGAAGCCTCAGCCGCCACAACAGCCCTCCCAGCCCCAGCAGCCGCCCCCCACGCAACAGGCCGTGGCTCGTCGGCCCCCCGGGGGCACCAGCCCTCCCAACGGCGGCCTCCCGGGGCCGCTGGCCACCTCTGCGGCTCCTCCCGGGCCTCCAGCGGCCGCCTCCCCCTGCCTGGGGCCTGTGGCCGCTGCCGGGAGCGGGCTCCGCCGGGGAGCCGAAGGCATCTtggcgccgcagccgccgccgccgcagcagCACCAGGAGAGGCCGGGGGCAGCCGCCATCGGCAGCGCCAG gGGACAGAGCACAGGAAAGGGACCCCCACAGTCACCT GTGTTTGAAGGCGTCTACAACAATTCCAGAATGCTGCATTTCCTTACAGCTGTTGTG GGCTCCACTTGTGATGTAAAGGTGAAAAATGGTACCACTTATGAGGGTATCTTCAAGACGCTAAGCTCAAAG TTTGAACTAGCCGTGGATGCTGTGCACCGGAAAGCATCTGAGCCAGCAGGTGGCCCTCGTCGGGAGGACATTGTGGACACCATGGTGTTTAAGCCAAGTGATGTCATGCTTGTTCACTTCCGAAATGTTGACTTCAACTATGCTACTAAAG ACAAATTCACCGATTCAGCCATTGCCATGAACTCGAAAGTGAATGGGGAACACAAAGAGAAGGTGCTTCAGCGCTGGGAGGGGGGTGACAGCAACAGCGACGACTATGACCTCGAGTCTGACATG tcCAATGGATGGGACCCCAATGAAATGTTCAAGTTCAATGAGGAGAACTACGGTGTGAAGACTACCTATGATAGCAGTCTTTCTTCTTATAC AGTGCCCTTAGAAAAGGACAACTCAGAAGAGTTTCGTCAGCGAGAGCTGCGTGCGGCCCAGTTGGCTCGAGAGATTGAATCAAGCCCCCAGTACCGCCTACGGATCGCCATGGAGAACGACGATGGGCGCACTGAAGAGGAGAAGCACAGTGCAGTCCAGCGGCAGGGCTCAGGGCGGGAGAGCCCCAGCTTGGCATCCAG GGAGGGGAAGTATATCCCTCTGCCTCAACGAGTCCGGGAAGGTCCCCGGGGAGGAGTTCGATGCAGCAGCTCTCGGGGCGGTCGGCCTGGCCTTAGCTCTTTGCCACCTCGTGGCCCTCACCATCTGGACAACAGCAGCCCTGGCCCAGGTTCTGAGGCCCGTGGTATCAATGGAG gcCCTTCCCGCATGTCCCCAAAGGCACAGCGGCCTCTGAGAGGTGCCAAGACTCTGTCTTCGCCCAGTAATAGGCCTTCTGGAGAAACTTCTGTTCCACCTCCTCCTGCAG TGGGCCGGATGTATCCCCCGCGTTCTCCCAAGTCTGCTGCCCCTGCCCCAATCTCAGCTTCCTGTCCAGAGCCTCCCATCGGCTCGGCAGTGCCAACCTCTTCAGCCTCCATCCCTGTGACCTCATCAGTCTCAGATCCTGGAGTGGGCTCCATTTCTCCAGCTTCTCCAAAGATCTCCCTGGCCCCCACAGATG TAAAAGAACTCTCTACCAAGGAATCTGGGAGAACTCTGGAGCCCCAGGAGCTGGCTCGGATAGCTGGGAAAG TCCCTGGTCTTCAGAATGAACAGAAACGATTCCAACTGGAAGAACTGAGAAAGTTTGGGGCCCAGTTTAAG CTTCAGCCCAGTAGCTCCCCTGAGAACAGCCTGGATCCTTTTCCTCCCCGGATCTTAAAGGAGGAGcccaaaggaaaggagaaggaggttgATGGTCTGTTGACTTCAGAGCCCATGGGGTCTCCCGTCTCCTCCAAGACAGAGTCCGTATCGGATAAGGAGGACAAACCACCCCTGGCACCATCAGGAGGCACTGAGGGGCCAGAGCAGCCCCCACCACCTTGTCCAAGCCAAACTGGCAGCCCCCCGGTGGGCCTCATCAAGGGAGAAGACAAAGATGAGGGCCCTGTTGCTGA ACAAGTAAAGAAATCAACGTTGAACCCTAATGCTAAGGAGTTCAATCCTACAAAGCCTCTGCTGTCTGTG AATAAATCCACCAGTACCCCAACTTCTCCGGGGCCCCGGACTCATTCAACTCCCTCCATCCCGGTGCTGACAGCAGGCCAGAGTGGGCTATACAGCCCCCAGTACATCTCCTACATACCTCAGATCCACATGGGACCAGCTGTGCAG GCACCTCAGATGTATCCATATCCTGTATCCAATTCAGTGCCAGGGCAGCAGGGCAAGTACCGGGGAGCAAAAG gCTCCCTTCCTCCGCAGCGCTCGGACCAGCACCAGCCAGCCTCAGCCCCGCCGATGATGCAGGCCGCCGCGGCTGCTGGCCCGCCTCTGGTGGCTGCCACGCCCTATTCTTCCTACATCCCCTACAACCCTCAGCAGTTCCCAGGCCAGCCGGCCATGATGCAGCCCATGGCCCACTACCCCTCACAG CCGGTGTTTGCCCCCATGCTTCAGAGCAACCCACGCATGCTGACATCGGGCAGCCATCCCCAGGCCATCGTGTCATCCTCTACCCCTCAGTACCCTTCTGCAGAGCAGCCTACCCCCCAAGCCCTTTATG CCACTGTTCACCAGTCCTACCCACACCATGCCACACAGCTCCATGCCCACCAGCCGCAGCCGGCTACCACGCCTACTGGAAGCCAGCCGCAGTCCCAGCATGCGGCCCCCAGTCCTGTCCAG CATCAGGCGGGGCAGGCCCCACACTTGGGCAGTGGACAGCCACAGCAGAATCTGTACCACCCAGGGGCCCTGACAGGCACGCCACCCTCTCTGCCACCGGGACCTTCTGCCCAGTCCCCTCAGAGCAGCTTCCCCCAGCCAGCCGCTGTGTATGCCATCCACCACCAGCAGCTGCCCCACGGCTTCACCAACATGGCCCATGTTACCCAG GCCCATGTCCAAACTGGAATCACAGCAGCCCCGCCCCCTCACCCTGGGGCTCCCCACCCgccccaggtgatgctgctgcaCCCACCCCAGAGTCATGGGGGGCCCCCCCAAGGCGCGGTGCCCCAGAGTGGGGTGCCTGCACTCTCAGCTTCCACACCCTCACCCTACCCCTACATCGGACACCCCCAAGGTGAGCAGCCTGGCCAGGCGCCTGGATTTCCAGGAGGAGCCGATGACAGGATTC TATGTAGGGTGGGCAGAAGCCACAGTCGCCGCCGCCAGGGGCTTGCTCCTGGCTCTGTCCTTTGCTTCCCTCCGTCCTCGCTCAGTTGTGATCCAGCAGCCCCCCTCCCCACTGCCTCCCCAGCTCTCAGTGACCCCGACTGTCTCCTGACTTAG
- the ATXN2L gene encoding ataxin-2-like protein isoform X21, which produces MLKPQPPQQPSQPQQPPPTQQAVARRPPGGTSPPNGGLPGPLATSAAPPGPPAAASPCLGPVAAAGSGLRRGAEGILAPQPPPPQQHQERPGAAAIGSARGQSTGKGPPQSPVFEGVYNNSRMLHFLTAVVGSTCDVKVKNGTTYEGIFKTLSSKFELAVDAVHRKASEPAGGPRREDIVDTMVFKPSDVMLVHFRNVDFNYATKDKFTDSAIAMNSKVNGEHKEKVLQRWEGGDSNSDDYDLESDMSNGWDPNEMFKFNEENYGVKTTYDSSLSSYTVPLEKDNSEEFRQRELRAAQLAREIESSPQYRLRIAMENDDGRTEEEKHSAVQRQGSGRESPSLASREGKYIPLPQRVREGPRGGVRCSSSRGGRPGLSSLPPRGPHHLDNSSPGPGSEARGINGGPSRMSPKAQRPLRGAKTLSSPSNRPSGETSVPPPPAVGRMYPPRSPKSAAPAPISASCPEPPIGSAVPTSSASIPVTSSVSDPGVGSISPASPKISLAPTDVKELSTKESGRTLEPQELARIAGKVPGLQNEQKRFQLEELRKFGAQFKLQPSSSPENSLDPFPPRILKEEPKGKEKEVDGLLTSEPMGSPVSSKTESVSDKEDKPPLAPSGGTEGPEQPPPPCPSQTGSPPVGLIKGEDKDEGPVAEQVKKSTLNPNAKEFNPTKPLLSVNKSTSTPTSPGPRTHSTPSIPVLTAGQSGLYSPQYISYIPQIHMGPAVQAPQMYPYPVSNSVPGQQGKYRGAKGSLPPQRSDQHQPASAPPMMQAAAAAGPPLVAATPYSSYIPYNPQQFPGQPAMMQPMAHYPSQPVFAPMLQSNPRMLTSGSHPQAIVSSSTPQYPSAEQPTPQALYATVHQSYPHHATQLHAHQPQPATTPTGSQPQSQHAAPSPVQHQAGQAPHLGSGQPQQNLYHPGALTGTPPSLPPGPSAQSPQSSFPQPAAVYAIHHQQLPHGFTNMAHVTQAHVQTGITAAPPPHPGAPHPPQVMLLHPPQSHGGPPQGAVPQSGVPALSASTPSPYPYIGHPQALSDPDCLLT; this is translated from the exons ATGTTGAAGCCTCAGCCGCCACAACAGCCCTCCCAGCCCCAGCAGCCGCCCCCCACGCAACAGGCCGTGGCTCGTCGGCCCCCCGGGGGCACCAGCCCTCCCAACGGCGGCCTCCCGGGGCCGCTGGCCACCTCTGCGGCTCCTCCCGGGCCTCCAGCGGCCGCCTCCCCCTGCCTGGGGCCTGTGGCCGCTGCCGGGAGCGGGCTCCGCCGGGGAGCCGAAGGCATCTtggcgccgcagccgccgccgccgcagcagCACCAGGAGAGGCCGGGGGCAGCCGCCATCGGCAGCGCCAG gGGACAGAGCACAGGAAAGGGACCCCCACAGTCACCT GTGTTTGAAGGCGTCTACAACAATTCCAGAATGCTGCATTTCCTTACAGCTGTTGTG GGCTCCACTTGTGATGTAAAGGTGAAAAATGGTACCACTTATGAGGGTATCTTCAAGACGCTAAGCTCAAAG TTTGAACTAGCCGTGGATGCTGTGCACCGGAAAGCATCTGAGCCAGCAGGTGGCCCTCGTCGGGAGGACATTGTGGACACCATGGTGTTTAAGCCAAGTGATGTCATGCTTGTTCACTTCCGAAATGTTGACTTCAACTATGCTACTAAAG ACAAATTCACCGATTCAGCCATTGCCATGAACTCGAAAGTGAATGGGGAACACAAAGAGAAGGTGCTTCAGCGCTGGGAGGGGGGTGACAGCAACAGCGACGACTATGACCTCGAGTCTGACATG tcCAATGGATGGGACCCCAATGAAATGTTCAAGTTCAATGAGGAGAACTACGGTGTGAAGACTACCTATGATAGCAGTCTTTCTTCTTATAC AGTGCCCTTAGAAAAGGACAACTCAGAAGAGTTTCGTCAGCGAGAGCTGCGTGCGGCCCAGTTGGCTCGAGAGATTGAATCAAGCCCCCAGTACCGCCTACGGATCGCCATGGAGAACGACGATGGGCGCACTGAAGAGGAGAAGCACAGTGCAGTCCAGCGGCAGGGCTCAGGGCGGGAGAGCCCCAGCTTGGCATCCAG GGAGGGGAAGTATATCCCTCTGCCTCAACGAGTCCGGGAAGGTCCCCGGGGAGGAGTTCGATGCAGCAGCTCTCGGGGCGGTCGGCCTGGCCTTAGCTCTTTGCCACCTCGTGGCCCTCACCATCTGGACAACAGCAGCCCTGGCCCAGGTTCTGAGGCCCGTGGTATCAATGGAG gcCCTTCCCGCATGTCCCCAAAGGCACAGCGGCCTCTGAGAGGTGCCAAGACTCTGTCTTCGCCCAGTAATAGGCCTTCTGGAGAAACTTCTGTTCCACCTCCTCCTGCAG TGGGCCGGATGTATCCCCCGCGTTCTCCCAAGTCTGCTGCCCCTGCCCCAATCTCAGCTTCCTGTCCAGAGCCTCCCATCGGCTCGGCAGTGCCAACCTCTTCAGCCTCCATCCCTGTGACCTCATCAGTCTCAGATCCTGGAGTGGGCTCCATTTCTCCAGCTTCTCCAAAGATCTCCCTGGCCCCCACAGATG TAAAAGAACTCTCTACCAAGGAATCTGGGAGAACTCTGGAGCCCCAGGAGCTGGCTCGGATAGCTGGGAAAG TCCCTGGTCTTCAGAATGAACAGAAACGATTCCAACTGGAAGAACTGAGAAAGTTTGGGGCCCAGTTTAAG CTTCAGCCCAGTAGCTCCCCTGAGAACAGCCTGGATCCTTTTCCTCCCCGGATCTTAAAGGAGGAGcccaaaggaaaggagaaggaggttgATGGTCTGTTGACTTCAGAGCCCATGGGGTCTCCCGTCTCCTCCAAGACAGAGTCCGTATCGGATAAGGAGGACAAACCACCCCTGGCACCATCAGGAGGCACTGAGGGGCCAGAGCAGCCCCCACCACCTTGTCCAAGCCAAACTGGCAGCCCCCCGGTGGGCCTCATCAAGGGAGAAGACAAAGATGAGGGCCCTGTTGCTGA ACAAGTAAAGAAATCAACGTTGAACCCTAATGCTAAGGAGTTCAATCCTACAAAGCCTCTGCTGTCTGTG AATAAATCCACCAGTACCCCAACTTCTCCGGGGCCCCGGACTCATTCAACTCCCTCCATCCCGGTGCTGACAGCAGGCCAGAGTGGGCTATACAGCCCCCAGTACATCTCCTACATACCTCAGATCCACATGGGACCAGCTGTGCAG GCACCTCAGATGTATCCATATCCTGTATCCAATTCAGTGCCAGGGCAGCAGGGCAAGTACCGGGGAGCAAAAG gCTCCCTTCCTCCGCAGCGCTCGGACCAGCACCAGCCAGCCTCAGCCCCGCCGATGATGCAGGCCGCCGCGGCTGCTGGCCCGCCTCTGGTGGCTGCCACGCCCTATTCTTCCTACATCCCCTACAACCCTCAGCAGTTCCCAGGCCAGCCGGCCATGATGCAGCCCATGGCCCACTACCCCTCACAG CCGGTGTTTGCCCCCATGCTTCAGAGCAACCCACGCATGCTGACATCGGGCAGCCATCCCCAGGCCATCGTGTCATCCTCTACCCCTCAGTACCCTTCTGCAGAGCAGCCTACCCCCCAAGCCCTTTATG CCACTGTTCACCAGTCCTACCCACACCATGCCACACAGCTCCATGCCCACCAGCCGCAGCCGGCTACCACGCCTACTGGAAGCCAGCCGCAGTCCCAGCATGCGGCCCCCAGTCCTGTCCAG CATCAGGCGGGGCAGGCCCCACACTTGGGCAGTGGACAGCCACAGCAGAATCTGTACCACCCAGGGGCCCTGACAGGCACGCCACCCTCTCTGCCACCGGGACCTTCTGCCCAGTCCCCTCAGAGCAGCTTCCCCCAGCCAGCCGCTGTGTATGCCATCCACCACCAGCAGCTGCCCCACGGCTTCACCAACATGGCCCATGTTACCCAG GCCCATGTCCAAACTGGAATCACAGCAGCCCCGCCCCCTCACCCTGGGGCTCCCCACCCgccccaggtgatgctgctgcaCCCACCCCAGAGTCATGGGGGGCCCCCCCAAGGCGCGGTGCCCCAGAGTGGGGTGCCTGCACTCTCAGCTTCCACACCCTCACCCTACCCCTACATCGGACACCCCCAAG CTCTCAGTGACCCCGACTGTCTCCTGACTTAG
- the ATXN2L gene encoding ataxin-2-like protein isoform X18 yields MLKPQPPQQPSQPQQPPPTQQAVARRPPGGTSPPNGGLPGPLATSAAPPGPPAAASPCLGPVAAAGSGLRRGAEGILAPQPPPPQQHQERPGAAAIGSARGQSTGKGPPQSPVFEGVYNNSRMLHFLTAVVGSTCDVKVKNGTTYEGIFKTLSSKFELAVDAVHRKASEPAGGPRREDIVDTMVFKPSDVMLVHFRNVDFNYATKDKFTDSAIAMNSKVNGEHKEKVLQRWEGGDSNSDDYDLESDMSNGWDPNEMFKFNEENYGVKTTYDSSLSSYTVPLEKDNSEEFRQRELRAAQLAREIESSPQYRLRIAMENDDGRTEEEKHSAVQRQGSGRESPSLASREGKYIPLPQRVREGPRGGVRCSSSRGGRPGLSSLPPRGPHHLDNSSPGPGSEARGINGGPSRMSPKAQRPLRGAKTLSSPSNRPSGETSVPPPPAAPPFLPVGRMYPPRSPKSAAPAPISASCPEPPIGSAVPTSSASIPVTSSVSDPGVGSISPASPKISLAPTDVKELSTKESGRTLEPQELARIAGKVPGLQNEQKRFQLEELRKFGAQFKLQPSSSPENSLDPFPPRILKEEPKGKEKEVDGLLTSEPMGSPVSSKTESVSDKEDKPPLAPSGGTEGPEQPPPPCPSQTGSPPVGLIKGEDKDEGPVAEQVKKSTLNPNAKEFNPTKPLLSVNKSTSTPTSPGPRTHSTPSIPVLTAGQSGLYSPQYISYIPQIHMGPAVQAPQMYPYPVSNSVPGQQGKYRGAKGSLPPQRSDQHQPASAPPMMQAAAAAGPPLVAATPYSSYIPYNPQQFPGQPAMMQPMAHYPSQPVFAPMLQSNPRMLTSGSHPQAIVSSSTPQYPSAEQPTPQALYATVHQSYPHHATQLHAHQPQPATTPTGSQPQSQHAAPSPVQHQAGQAPHLGSGQPQQNLYHPGALTGTPPSLPPGPSAQSPQSSFPQPAAVYAIHHQQLPHGFTNMAHVTQAHVQTGITAAPPPHPGAPHPPQVMLLHPPQSHGGPPQGAVPQSGVPALSASTPSPYPYIGHPQALSDPDCLLT; encoded by the exons ATGTTGAAGCCTCAGCCGCCACAACAGCCCTCCCAGCCCCAGCAGCCGCCCCCCACGCAACAGGCCGTGGCTCGTCGGCCCCCCGGGGGCACCAGCCCTCCCAACGGCGGCCTCCCGGGGCCGCTGGCCACCTCTGCGGCTCCTCCCGGGCCTCCAGCGGCCGCCTCCCCCTGCCTGGGGCCTGTGGCCGCTGCCGGGAGCGGGCTCCGCCGGGGAGCCGAAGGCATCTtggcgccgcagccgccgccgccgcagcagCACCAGGAGAGGCCGGGGGCAGCCGCCATCGGCAGCGCCAG gGGACAGAGCACAGGAAAGGGACCCCCACAGTCACCT GTGTTTGAAGGCGTCTACAACAATTCCAGAATGCTGCATTTCCTTACAGCTGTTGTG GGCTCCACTTGTGATGTAAAGGTGAAAAATGGTACCACTTATGAGGGTATCTTCAAGACGCTAAGCTCAAAG TTTGAACTAGCCGTGGATGCTGTGCACCGGAAAGCATCTGAGCCAGCAGGTGGCCCTCGTCGGGAGGACATTGTGGACACCATGGTGTTTAAGCCAAGTGATGTCATGCTTGTTCACTTCCGAAATGTTGACTTCAACTATGCTACTAAAG ACAAATTCACCGATTCAGCCATTGCCATGAACTCGAAAGTGAATGGGGAACACAAAGAGAAGGTGCTTCAGCGCTGGGAGGGGGGTGACAGCAACAGCGACGACTATGACCTCGAGTCTGACATG tcCAATGGATGGGACCCCAATGAAATGTTCAAGTTCAATGAGGAGAACTACGGTGTGAAGACTACCTATGATAGCAGTCTTTCTTCTTATAC AGTGCCCTTAGAAAAGGACAACTCAGAAGAGTTTCGTCAGCGAGAGCTGCGTGCGGCCCAGTTGGCTCGAGAGATTGAATCAAGCCCCCAGTACCGCCTACGGATCGCCATGGAGAACGACGATGGGCGCACTGAAGAGGAGAAGCACAGTGCAGTCCAGCGGCAGGGCTCAGGGCGGGAGAGCCCCAGCTTGGCATCCAG GGAGGGGAAGTATATCCCTCTGCCTCAACGAGTCCGGGAAGGTCCCCGGGGAGGAGTTCGATGCAGCAGCTCTCGGGGCGGTCGGCCTGGCCTTAGCTCTTTGCCACCTCGTGGCCCTCACCATCTGGACAACAGCAGCCCTGGCCCAGGTTCTGAGGCCCGTGGTATCAATGGAG gcCCTTCCCGCATGTCCCCAAAGGCACAGCGGCCTCTGAGAGGTGCCAAGACTCTGTCTTCGCCCAGTAATAGGCCTTCTGGAGAAACTTCTGTTCCACCTCCTCCTGCAG CTCCCCCTTTTCTTCCAGTGGGCCGGATGTATCCCCCGCGTTCTCCCAAGTCTGCTGCCCCTGCCCCAATCTCAGCTTCCTGTCCAGAGCCTCCCATCGGCTCGGCAGTGCCAACCTCTTCAGCCTCCATCCCTGTGACCTCATCAGTCTCAGATCCTGGAGTGGGCTCCATTTCTCCAGCTTCTCCAAAGATCTCCCTGGCCCCCACAGATG TAAAAGAACTCTCTACCAAGGAATCTGGGAGAACTCTGGAGCCCCAGGAGCTGGCTCGGATAGCTGGGAAAG TCCCTGGTCTTCAGAATGAACAGAAACGATTCCAACTGGAAGAACTGAGAAAGTTTGGGGCCCAGTTTAAG CTTCAGCCCAGTAGCTCCCCTGAGAACAGCCTGGATCCTTTTCCTCCCCGGATCTTAAAGGAGGAGcccaaaggaaaggagaaggaggttgATGGTCTGTTGACTTCAGAGCCCATGGGGTCTCCCGTCTCCTCCAAGACAGAGTCCGTATCGGATAAGGAGGACAAACCACCCCTGGCACCATCAGGAGGCACTGAGGGGCCAGAGCAGCCCCCACCACCTTGTCCAAGCCAAACTGGCAGCCCCCCGGTGGGCCTCATCAAGGGAGAAGACAAAGATGAGGGCCCTGTTGCTGA ACAAGTAAAGAAATCAACGTTGAACCCTAATGCTAAGGAGTTCAATCCTACAAAGCCTCTGCTGTCTGTG AATAAATCCACCAGTACCCCAACTTCTCCGGGGCCCCGGACTCATTCAACTCCCTCCATCCCGGTGCTGACAGCAGGCCAGAGTGGGCTATACAGCCCCCAGTACATCTCCTACATACCTCAGATCCACATGGGACCAGCTGTGCAG GCACCTCAGATGTATCCATATCCTGTATCCAATTCAGTGCCAGGGCAGCAGGGCAAGTACCGGGGAGCAAAAG gCTCCCTTCCTCCGCAGCGCTCGGACCAGCACCAGCCAGCCTCAGCCCCGCCGATGATGCAGGCCGCCGCGGCTGCTGGCCCGCCTCTGGTGGCTGCCACGCCCTATTCTTCCTACATCCCCTACAACCCTCAGCAGTTCCCAGGCCAGCCGGCCATGATGCAGCCCATGGCCCACTACCCCTCACAG CCGGTGTTTGCCCCCATGCTTCAGAGCAACCCACGCATGCTGACATCGGGCAGCCATCCCCAGGCCATCGTGTCATCCTCTACCCCTCAGTACCCTTCTGCAGAGCAGCCTACCCCCCAAGCCCTTTATG CCACTGTTCACCAGTCCTACCCACACCATGCCACACAGCTCCATGCCCACCAGCCGCAGCCGGCTACCACGCCTACTGGAAGCCAGCCGCAGTCCCAGCATGCGGCCCCCAGTCCTGTCCAG CATCAGGCGGGGCAGGCCCCACACTTGGGCAGTGGACAGCCACAGCAGAATCTGTACCACCCAGGGGCCCTGACAGGCACGCCACCCTCTCTGCCACCGGGACCTTCTGCCCAGTCCCCTCAGAGCAGCTTCCCCCAGCCAGCCGCTGTGTATGCCATCCACCACCAGCAGCTGCCCCACGGCTTCACCAACATGGCCCATGTTACCCAG GCCCATGTCCAAACTGGAATCACAGCAGCCCCGCCCCCTCACCCTGGGGCTCCCCACCCgccccaggtgatgctgctgcaCCCACCCCAGAGTCATGGGGGGCCCCCCCAAGGCGCGGTGCCCCAGAGTGGGGTGCCTGCACTCTCAGCTTCCACACCCTCACCCTACCCCTACATCGGACACCCCCAAG CTCTCAGTGACCCCGACTGTCTCCTGACTTAG